The Carassius carassius chromosome 37, fCarCar2.1, whole genome shotgun sequence genomic sequence AGGGTGGGAAATTAAAAGCGCAGCAGGTTGACTTTACTTTGACATTTgggtaattacaaatattttcggCTGCTgttcaaaaattattttgacGATGAATTCAGTATATAAAAACACCTGAATGTTCGTATAAATTTACTATtatagtttagaaaaaaaaagtcatatgttgtttaaatgttttaggcCTGGTAGGCTTTTTTacgttttttaaagaagtatcttatgcttacCAGGGCAGAAAGaattcatttgataaaaaaataaagaataaataaataaataaattaattaattaaaaccaatttgaacttttttttttctattttactgtattttcaaatgtaattcctgaattttcagcagtcatgaCTACAGTCTTAAGTATCACGTGGGATTCAAAAATACCTAAAAGatattaatatgctgatttggagttcattaaacagttcttaaaattataaatgcagaAAACATATTAGCATTAActgcactgcttaatatttttgtgaaaatcgtGATTCGTTTTTAGTGCTCTTTGATGAAGAGAGttgaaaaagatttaaaagattataatatttgtatgtatttattattgaagattattttgttctgttcattaattttttaaaagttctttttttctttttagatttttCAAAAAGAGTTAGAACCACATCTACATTGTTCACTTTTTGGTTAATGCTTAATATTAATGCCTCATGTATTTGttcacaaaaatattcaaaaaactttaaatttttttttttttaagttatgacATCCACTAACCTCAAGTGGATGATGCTGGGCAAGTGTTCCACGTCTCCCAGGTAACTGGCTAACCAGCTCATGGTGTTGGTGAGCCCACTGTTGTCCAGAGGAACTGACTCCAAGGTTGGAAAATGTTCCTGCTTGATACGCTCCGGAGTGGCCTCAATGATGTGCTCTGCCAGGCTCATCATATTCGCCTGCGAGgtgcacaaacacatgcattcaGTGTTAAACAAGCACAAGTGAcaaaatgcacacatacacatgctaaCCCGACAGATCAATCAAGTGCTGGGGTGTTTACTTTTGGAGGAACACACTGCTACAGCCCCTCGATCCCCATTGATTGACAGAGATGAATGAGGCTGAACTAACTCCTGGCGATGGGAGCAAATCAATGACAAAAGTGTATTATGTGGTGACGAAAGTCTGGACAGAGAGTCGGGCCGCAACCGCCGCTCTCTAACAGTGATTTCACATCTCAGCAGGACGGATGGTGCTCTGTATCTCCCTTGGCCTCTCTATGCTTGTAACTGTGTTTGTTTGCAGAGTCTTTTACAACAGACAAATGAATCAGTACAGGTGTAAATGAGGCTGGCTGACTGCGAGCGAATGCCAGTTAGGGCACCGTGTGAGTTTGTTTATGTGCACTTCTCTTACCTGCAGGTCTTCCATGTGTGAGAGGCAGTCCTGATTCTCTAGATCCTCCTTGTAAGAAAGTATCTCAGTGTCTACCATCTCTCTCTCCACCATTCCCAGCATGCTGAGGGATCTGCCACGCTGTCGCAACCGGCTGGCCAACTTCTCCTTCCCTACTCCACTGATGCCTCCCTTCCTGAGCACTTCTCTAGGGCCCCATTTATGCCCTCCGCGGTAAGAGGCCATCTTGGCTTGCGGAATTCCCACTGTCCCCAAACCCTCCTCTGAGACGCTCTTATCCGGGCTGGATGGGGTGGAAGGAAGGGTCTTAGGGCTGGTTGACAGTTTATGTGTCTGCTGCTCCATGTTCAAGGGAACCGACATGGGCTTATCCAGCTGTGCTTGCACGAGCTCGGGGTTGGGCTTGTGTTTTTTGGCGAGGGGGAGGTCCTGCTGGCACTCGTTGCTGTAATAGCTGGAGGGCTCTGATCTCGGTCTTCTCAAATCTAGGCgcaaatgagaaagagagagtgagttgCACTCAGAGCAGAGGAtggatatgatatgatatttccATTACATTTGCTCTGTCTCTTAGGTGCTATTAGTGTTAATCTAAAAGAATAAGACTGTTGGAATTAGATTGTGCAGCAAGTACTGCTCATTGAAGCAAATATAATAAGGTATCACATTAAGCAAGCAAATCTGCTTTAATCTTTTTAGTAAAGCAATAGTAGTTCATCTGTTTTCTAAATAGCGTAGCTTTTCCGGTAATGAGCAACAAGCAGCAGCTTTTCAACATTCAGCCTAAGTGAGCTCTCCTAAAATGCCCCCCATCTGTCTCATATGTAGTACTGGAAAGTCTGATTCGTTGTAGCAAATTAGTTCTTTCAGATGATGTGTAAATGAACTAGTTCGAAAAAATATGTACAAACATACCAGAAGTTTCTCATTTTTTAATACATAGCAAAGTATTAGTTAAATGCTGTTTTTCACTAATGTTTTGTTTCTGATAGATGACTTTTATTGTTGAATTTAGAGTAAATGTATCTGTTAACGTTTAATGTTGTCAAGATTCATTCATtctcagtaaagacatttataatgtcacagaagacttcaaataaatattaaaaatgtgcaTCATGTTTTCTAAAgagatattaagcagcaaaagttGTTTGCAAAAATcacaatatgaaatgtttcttgagttccaaatcagcatattagaatgatttctcacagttattttaaattgtaataatatttcacaatattgatgTTTTCCTTTACTTTACTTTctctttactttaaaataaacaataaaaaatctcactgacaccaaacttttgaatggtagcatatatattatacatataggatgtatatgtgtatgtacagtatgtgtagtaGTATATATAAGACAATGCCCCCTTAAAGTGATGGTTTACCTAAAACTGATAAtactatcatcatttactcaatctcAAGTTGTTCCATACTTGTAtgagttgacggtagccattgatttccataatacttttttttctataCTATTGATGTCAATGGCTAAAGTCAAacatttggttaccaacattctgtaAAATTTCTTCTTTTTGTGCTAACAGAAGAACCAAaactacaggtttggaacaacttgagggtgagtaaatgatgacagaattgtaatttttggatgaactatccctttaaatagctTTCATGTATTTTAGACTTTTTGTTAGCAGCTTGTAGAGTAGCTAACTACTTAAGAGGTTTTCACCAGGGTTCTGGTTGGTGCAAGGGCTTGTAGTAGTGGTGGCTGTACCAGTGTTCTGACCGCTGGGGGCCACCATACTGTCACTGCTCCAGCTGACCATCCAGCTGTTGGAGGTGGGGATGTCGGGGTTGGGAGAGAAAGACATGCTAGAGGTGGGAGGTAAAGAGGATGGggtctgctgctgttgctgttcCTCCCTCTCGAGCTGCTCCAGACACTCTGCCAGCTTGGTGTGTCCACGGGAGCGGGCGATGGAGAGGGGCAGGCGCCCTAGAGAGTCTGGGATGGCCAGTGCTCTCCGGTCCCATTTGTACAAGGCCACAGCTGCCTCTAGGTGACCCAATGCACAAGCCCACatctaaaacaaagaaacaaagaaaaattggTGTGGGAAAAGCAAGAAAGGTACTGTTTATTTGACAAAGTTAAATTAGAATTGATTAAGCAACACACCAGAGGAGTACAAGAGAAGTGATCTACGTTGAGAGGGTCCACCTCAAGTTCCAGATCAATGCTGTCTGCATGCTTTGTGCTGGATAAGACAACAAATACCATTTCTCACAGTTAGCAATCAGCACAAAGTCAGCTTAAACATATTAACACATAGATGTAGACAGATCTAAATGCTCTTAACCTACCGCCATTTGATGAGAGTCTGGATGAGGGTGGCGTAGCCTTGGCCTGCAGCAAGGTGTAGCAAGGTCATGCCCCGGAAGGTCTTGGAGTGAATCAGATGTTTAGATTTTGCCCAGCAGGCTCTGTTCATCATCTTCTCACAAACAACCACGACACGACTCTCAAAAGAGCTTCCTGCTTGTCCCGAGATACACTGCAGAAGAAAATGGAGGGCCCGACATCTTCACAAACTCAATGAACTGTCACAATCCACCGCTTTCTGCAATAATCATTATGGCTCAAATTGAAAGCTATAACTCATGAGTAGAAAAGCTGCAGCAATATACAATTTGTGAACAAACTGTCTCAATGAATTGGTTCAACTGGCTCACAAAAGCAGTGTTAATAAAcaccatgtttttaaaataagtaaaccTTTCATCTAAGTGATGTAACTGaattttagtattgtttattgtaaatgcaatTTACCTTTAGGTTCTTAATGActatgtttttgtattatttctgaaggatcatgtgacactaaagataggagcaaaaactgtttttaaaatgcatttttatctcaCACATAACAATTACTGATGTGCTGCTGTACCTGAGACTGGCTATTGGAGCCTCCgtttcctccacctccacctcccCCTCCAGTCCCTGCTGTTCCTCCGCTGCCCTGCTGCTGCTGACCGGCCATCTCAGCCATCCTGCGCTCCATCTGTTCCAGCCGCTCCAGGATGGACATTCTGAACTGGTTATCTGCAAAGGAACATTATCAAGTTCACAAAACTTGGGTTTCAACTTAAGTTTAAAACTCAAATTAGCTACTAAATGTACAACTAAAAGATGGTTGCTGAAAATTGCACTATATCTCACTGAGGTCTGAAATAAATTCTTCTTTGGTTTAGCTCACATCCCCAAGCAAAATTCTATATTGGATGTTTAATTAAACTCAGTCATTACCCTTATGGTATCCAATCAAGACTCAGAGACTGATGTTATCAATCACCACTTCCGTAATTGcagtcattattataaattaatggaATTAGTAATGAGGCACATCAACACATTCAGCTTTGGAAACAGTGGTGAACATACACATACAATAAActattttgcatttgcatttcagaactagatttttacattttccacaAGTGCAAAACTCACTACCAAGAGTAGTGAGTGCCCACTGCTATATGGCAAGTGTGCccattgctatatggttgctatggtgttctaaACGGCTGCTAGGTTGCAGGATGAGCTAAATGCTTACAAAGTGACTTTTGTAACCCAAATCCAGACAGAGACAGAAATATCAAGCTGGCTCCCTAACTGGACTTTTGACACTAAACATATAGTAAAGTACTGGGACCAGCACAGGTGAGCTATAGCACCGGTACTCACAACTGTGTGTGCCTCGCATTGATAAGCCTGTTTCTGTGGCAACCTGCTGCTGCAC encodes the following:
- the camta1a gene encoding calmodulin-binding transcription activator 1 isoform X11, whose product is MDSEIEDNQFRMSILERLEQMERRMAEMAGQQQQGSGGTAGTGGGGGGGGNGGSNSQSQCISGQAGSSFESRVVVVCEKMMNRACWAKSKHLIHSKTFRGMTLLHLAAGQGYATLIQTLIKWRTKHADSIDLELEVDPLNVDHFSCTPLMWACALGHLEAAVALYKWDRRALAIPDSLGRLPLSIARSRGHTKLAECLEQLEREEQQQQQTPSSLPPTSSMSFSPNPDIPTSNSWMVSWSSDSMVAPSGQNTGTATTTTSPCTNQNPDLRRPRSEPSSYYSNECQQDLPLAKKHKPNPELVQAQLDKPMSVPLNMEQQTHKLSTSPKTLPSTPSSPDKSVSEEGLGTVGIPQAKMASYRGGHKWGPREVLRKGGISGVGKEKLASRLRQRGRSLSMLGMVEREMVDTEILSYKEDLENQDCLSHMEDLQANMMSLAEHIIEATPERIKQEHFPTLESVPLDNSGLTNTMSWLASYLGDVEHLPSIIHLSPIYSEPLTPPSNPSLSPGNSPMREGQFEKPTLPAPSEWSEFLRASNSKVERELAQLTLSDPEQRELYEAARLVQTAFRKYKGRPLREQQEVATAVIQRCYRKYKQLTWIALKYALYKKMTQAAILIQSKFRSYHEQKKFQQSRRAAVLIQQCYRSYREFGRLRPHRRAATRALVQHKRRSSLLTKRQDQAARKIMRFLRRCRHSPLMDHRLFKRSERIEKGQGT